One genomic segment of Balaenoptera musculus isolate JJ_BM4_2016_0621 chromosome 11, mBalMus1.pri.v3, whole genome shotgun sequence includes these proteins:
- the LOC118904308 gene encoding uncharacterized protein LOC118904308 produces MRGSPSRVSPAGPLRLRTRRSPCSVGGFPGVARAPRSLLPGLRAARRPSRGRSPARPSVSAPGSSLPCSEVRDLPELSGRGGWRRSCLTAGRGGHRLRGARPAARGPGRAQPRLRPRERDPRTRRGQKLFGGASIKAEGAAASLPLPPDTPRRQLTHLNAPILNLSVAPGSLSRARPHRPATQLCSHHLNDPLRNPTASSWSTRDTHCRVHAVLRSLAAPAAASRSRRPRHPGALMLSPGSPPPHTFPRQRTRSLQLAVSAAVSTPNIQLPRTVPPGGSGTHPLTGSETELITVFLETGLVQTAPH; encoded by the exons ATGCGCGGCTCCCCTAGCCGCGTCTCCCCGGCGGGCCCTCTGCGCCTGCGCACCCGGCGCAGCCCGTGTAGTGTCGGCGGGTTTCCGGGAGTCGCGCGGGCGCCGCGCAGCTTGCTCCCCGGCCTGCGCGCGGCCCGCCGGCCCAGCAGAGGGCGCTCGCCGGCACGACCCTCGGTTTCTGCCCCCGGttcttcccttccctgctccGAAGTGAGGGATTTACCCGAACTAAGCGGGCGGGGAGGCTGGAGAAGAAGCTGCCTAACGGCCGGCCGAGGCGGCCACCGCCTGAGGGGAGCCCGCCCTGCAGCCCGGGGCCCCGGCCGAGCGCAGCCCCGCCTGCGGCCTCGAGAGCGGGACCCGAGGACCCGGCGCGGCCAGAAGCTCTTCGGAGGAGCCAGCATTAAGGCCGAGGGAGCGGCCGCGAG TCTCCCCCTCCCACCCGACACTCCGCGACGGCAGTTAACACATCTGAACGCGCCCATCCTCAACCTGTCAGTTGCACCGGGAAGCCTCTCCCGCGCCCGTCCCCACCGCCCAGCCACGCAGCTCTGCAGTCACCACCTCAACGACCCGCTCCGAAACCCCACAGCCTCCTCTTGGTCGACCCGAGACACGCACTGCCGAGTCCACGCGGTCCTGCGCTCCCTTGCCGCACCCGCCGCAGCGTCGCGCTCCAGGCGGCCGCGGCACCCTGGGGCCCTAATGCTCAGTCCTGGGTCTCCACCACCCCACACCTTTCCCCGGCAGCGGACCCGCAGCCTCCAGCTCGCCGTTTCCGCAGCCGTCTCCACGCCGAATATCCAGCTCCCACGGACGGTCCCACCGGGCGGCTCAGGCACACACCCCCTCACCGGGTCTGAAACAGAACTCATCACCGTCTTCCTCGAAACTGGCCTCGTGCAGACTGCCCCACATTAG